Proteins encoded within one genomic window of Cyprinus carpio isolate SPL01 chromosome B22, ASM1834038v1, whole genome shotgun sequence:
- the LOC109100956 gene encoding E3 SUMO-protein ligase ZBED1-like isoform X1: MMPLSTVEQDGFRKLVKVLDSRYELPGRKYFSKTALPQLYEECREKLENNLRNVKYFATTSDLWSSRTSEPYMSLTIHYIDEEWCLQSRCLQTAYFPVDHTAEILSAGLEDALASWGLSEDRQVCITTDNGANIVKAVSLKNWTRLQCFGHRLHLAIEGSMRDQRIQRAMGVCKKVVSAFSFSWKKKRELAVTQEELKLPRHKLITESPTRWGSRHAMIARVLEQEKAIAKVLSADKKTRHLAPSWQDIDVLESVCKALNPLADFTDALSGEKYVSVSYLKPVLHLFSEEVLKPVADDSELTKTIKAFVLTYLNEKYDNAATDDLLSIASLVDPRFKTRYIKDDKVEAVKSRAVAQMLDECQSTSQAAPAVPSISLRGGKGDGAAATPAKLQKMTLGSFFKKSYTKSTATSDLTEQQAIEAELNGYLQVPDADSETNPLEWWKINSAIYPRVSLLAKRYLCIPATSSPSERAFSTGGNIVSCHRAALKPDTVDRLVFSGKKTCKSLQIVCTS; encoded by the exons ATGATGCCCCTAAGCACAGTGGAACAAGACGGGTTTAGGAAATTAGTTAAAGTGCTTGACTCACGTTACGAGCTCCCTGGCAGAAAATACTTTTCCAAAACCGCACTGCCTCAGCTATATGAAGAGTGCCGCGAAAAGCTGGAAAATAATCTAAGGAACGTGAAATATTTTGCCACTACCTCCGACCTATGGTCGAGCAGAACATCAGAGCCATATATGAGCCTCACCATTCATTACATTGACGAGGAGTGGTGTCTGCAATCAAGATGCTTGCAAACTGCATATTTTCCGGTTGACCATACTGCGGAAATACTTTCTGCGGGTCTGGAGGATGCACTCGCATCTTGGGGCCTTAGCGAGGACCGCCAGGTGTGCATCACAACAGACAACGGCGCAAACATCGTCAAGGCTGTCTCGCTTAAAAACTGGACTCGTCTGCAATGTTTTGGTCACCGGCTACATCTAGCCATTG AGGGGAGTATGAGAGACCAGAGAATCCAAAGAGCCATGGGTGTGTGCAAAAAAGTGGTCAGTGCTTTTTCCTTCTCTTGGAAAAAGAAACGAGAACTAGCGGTCACTCAAGAGGAGCTCAAGCTGCCAAGGCACAAGTTGATCACAGAATCACCCACCAGGTGGGGGTCCCGCCATGCCATGATAGCACGAGTGCTAGAGCAAGAGAAGGCCATTGCAAAAGTTTtatcagctgataaaaaaacaaggCACTTGGCTCCCTCATGGCAGGACATCGATGTTCTGGAGTCTGTGTGTAAGGCTCTAAACCCACTTGCTGATTTCACTGATGCCCTTTCTGGTGAAAAATATGTGAGTGTGTCGTACCTGAAACCTGTACTGCATCTTTTCAGTGAGGAGGTCTTGAAACCTGTAGCTGATGACTCGGAGCTCACCAAGACCATCAAGGCTTTTGTCCTCACCTATCTGAATGAGAAATATGACAACGCTGCCACTGATGATCTTCTGAGCATAGCATCCCTTGTTGATCCTCGTTTTAAGACACGCTACATCAAAGATGACAAGGTTGAGGCTGTGAAATCCAGAGCTGTAGCTCAGATGCTGGATGAATGTCAGAGCACATCGCAAGCTGCTCCTGCAGTCCCATCCATTTCACTGAGAGGAGGCAAAGGTGACGGTGCTGCTGCTACACCAGCCAAATTGCAGAAGATGACACTGGGCAGCTTTTTCAAGAAGTCCTACACCAAGTCTACTGCAACATCTGATCTCACAGAACAGCAGGCTATTGAAGCTGAACTAAATGGCTACCTGCAAGTTCCTGATGCAGACAGCGAGACCAACCCCCTGGAATGGTGGAAGATCAATTCAGCAATATACCCCAGAGTGAGCCTCCTGGCAAAACGTTACCTGTGTATTCCTGCCACCAGCTCACCCTCAGAGCGTGCTTTTAGCACAGGTGGTAATATAGTGTCCTGCCACAGGGCAGCTTTAAAGCCAGACACTGTGGACAGACTAGTGTTTTCTGgcaaaaaaacctgtaaaagtttACAAATTGTGTGCACTAGCTAA
- the LOC109100956 gene encoding E3 SUMO-protein ligase ZBED1-like isoform X2 — MAGHRCSGVCVEEVLKPVADDSELTKTIKAFVLTYLNEKYDNAATDDLLSIASLVDPRFKTRYIKDDKVEAVKSRAVAQMLDECQSTSQAAPAVPSISLRGGKGDGAAATPAKLQKMTLGSFFKKSYTKSTATSDLTEQQAIEAELNGYLQVPDADSETNPLEWWKINSAIYPRVSLLAKRYLCIPATSSPSERAFSTGGNIVSCHRAALKPDTVDRLVFSGKKTCKSLQIVCTS, encoded by the exons ATGGCAGGACATCGATGTTCTGGAGTCTGTGT TGAGGAGGTCTTGAAACCTGTAGCTGATGACTCGGAGCTCACCAAGACCATCAAGGCTTTTGTCCTCACCTATCTGAATGAGAAATATGACAACGCTGCCACTGATGATCTTCTGAGCATAGCATCCCTTGTTGATCCTCGTTTTAAGACACGCTACATCAAAGATGACAAGGTTGAGGCTGTGAAATCCAGAGCTGTAGCTCAGATGCTGGATGAATGTCAGAGCACATCGCAAGCTGCTCCTGCAGTCCCATCCATTTCACTGAGAGGAGGCAAAGGTGACGGTGCTGCTGCTACACCAGCCAAATTGCAGAAGATGACACTGGGCAGCTTTTTCAAGAAGTCCTACACCAAGTCTACTGCAACATCTGATCTCACAGAACAGCAGGCTATTGAAGCTGAACTAAATGGCTACCTGCAAGTTCCTGATGCAGACAGCGAGACCAACCCCCTGGAATGGTGGAAGATCAATTCAGCAATATACCCCAGAGTGAGCCTCCTGGCAAAACGTTACCTGTGTATTCCTGCCACCAGCTCACCCTCAGAGCGTGCTTTTAGCACAGGTGGTAATATAGTGTCCTGCCACAGGGCAGCTTTAAAGCCAGACACTGTGGACAGACTAGTGTTTTCTGgcaaaaaaacctgtaaaagtttACAAATTGTGTGCACTAGCTAA